In Sphingobacterium sp. R2, the genomic stretch GTACAATCAGCTTAGCAAGACTAATAACGAAAAGGATATCCCGGAGCTTGACCTGGCTGCCGAAGACCGCCATTTCCAACAGCATATTTTTGGTCCGGCATTGCAGGCTAATCGCCAGCGCAGCGCTTATTTGAAAGTGGCAGCCAGTATGGTGTTCTTTTTGATGGCAGGCGCGGCGCTATACTTCTTTTCTGGACGCCAGCAATCGCCACAGCCTTTGCCTTTTAGTGTCGGTCAATTCCAAGCCGATCTGCTGATCGGTAATGAAGTGGTGAGCCTGGACGAAAAAAAGCAGTTTAGCCCTGCATTAATGCCTCAGCGTCAACGGGATAAGGTCGCGGTGAGAACCAAAAAAGGACAGGAATTCAAGATGGAACTTCCCGATGGTACCACCGTGTGGCTAAATGCCGACAGTAAGCTGGAAATAGGACCGGGATATGGCGTCAACGAGCGTTCGGTATTCCTGACGGGTGAAGCTTATTTTAAAGTGGCAAAAAATAAAGCCAAACCTTTTATTGTTCATGTCGGCAACACCAGCATTGAAGCCTTGGGAACCGCTTTCAACGTGAAGTTATACGAAAACGATAGCCAGCTCTTGACCACGCAGCTCGACGAGGGGAAAATACGGGTTAGCAATGCGGGGCTTCAGGAGATTCTGCTACCGGGACAGTCGATCGAACTGAAT encodes the following:
- a CDS encoding FecR family protein; the encoded protein is MKQRISKQLLQKYQQGTCSAEEIALVESWYNQLSKTNNEKDIPELDLAAEDRHFQQHIFGPALQANRQRSAYLKVAASMVFFLMAGAALYFFSGRQQSPQPLPFSVGQFQADLLIGNEVVSLDEKKQFSPALMPQRQRDKVAVRTKKGQEFKMELPDGTTVWLNADSKLEIGPGYGVNERSVFLTGEAYFKVAKNKAKPFIVHVGNTSIEALGTAFNVKLYENDSQLLTTQLDEGKIRVSNAGLQEILLPGQSIELNVLNGAFQRKQENTQLNAANWKDGYFEFDQTPLPEILADLARWYNFTYSLAPVYKNKVLSGKISKKESFAEVLKILRFAGINYTIDKDRLLLIP